One region of Armigeres subalbatus isolate Guangzhou_Male chromosome 3, GZ_Asu_2, whole genome shotgun sequence genomic DNA includes:
- the LOC134219721 gene encoding uncharacterized protein LOC134219721 produces MNERPFRAQIPRIPEVGDEVIVKGMLKPDARVFSVNFILPQPPPVQKSESVPSESAVNISQKCCTPPVTSVSWPYIAYHFKVLFNDDGSRIVVQNWKNVVWQDERRTLSRNFKDRTKLFSLIFRFHHDTIRVFVDHTHHTPDYEFEYQLPLERIRTVEIWDDVYYVEEVTFRFKNVGRRSRDAGFT; encoded by the exons atgaaCGAACGACCGTTCCGAGCGCAGATTCCTCGTATACCTGAAGTAGGTGATGAGGTGATCGTGAAAGGTATGCTTAAGCCGGATGCAAGAGT ATTCTCGGTAAATTTCATTTTACCCCAGCCGCCTCCGGTTCAGAAGTCTGAGTCAGTTCCTTCGGAAAGTGCAGTGAATATTTCCCAAAAATGTTGTACACCACCTGTAACGAGCGTCAGTTGGCCTTATATCGCATATCACTTCAAGGTGCTTTTCAACGACGATGGATCTAGGATCGTGGTCCAAAACTGGAAGAACGTCGTATGGCAAGATGAGAGGCGCACTCTTAGTCGCAATTTCAAAGACCGGACAAAGTTATTtagtcttatctttcgatttcACCACGACACAATAAGAGTATTTGTGGACCACACTCACCATACGCCAGACTATGAATTCGAGTACCAACTTCCGCTCGAGCGCATTCGTACCGTCGAGATCTGGGATGACGTATATTACGTCGAAGAAGTGACGTTTCGTTTCAAGAATGTAGGTCGGCGATCAAGAGACGCCGGTTTTACCTGA